The Gemmatimonadaceae bacterium genome window below encodes:
- a CDS encoding ABC transporter permease — protein sequence MDRLTQDLKSALRGFRRTPAFLVTAVIILGLGIGMSVAMFTVFRAVLVRRLPVVDQDRVVVMWTYRVPGVEYAAGTKALADFRRDTRTLRDVAGVAHWPASPAPMLDGDRSVPLNRSLVTGNFFELLGVKPVLGRLLQPSDDDAGAFDRSGTGSSKVIVLSYAAWQSKFGGDPSVIGRHLIEPFLRWEFTIVGVAPPGLNYPAGAEYWGPIWGGWSGGVSTIAVGRLAPHATVETARDEYLQIASRVNPELRYKGVNAKTFAETVLGNVTPVLLVLVAAVVLLLVIACLNVGNLLLLRASGRAREMAVRRALGAGYGDIVRQLLVEAALLAAAGGALGFALAEAALNLLVRLAPPQLPRLDDVRLTGAPVLSAIGLTAAAVIMFGLAPALLGARTSLASPLRFDSRAGSESRRRRGLRQLLVASQVALAMVMLAGAALLARSLERLQRQNLGYDADHLAILSFSYNAQRQDSFPKLLALGDQLLTRLQSMPTVTSVTPILIPPLLGPNVWQLHFESEGQTDAEAAAGPSVPIEVGGPDFFRTFGIPVIRGRPFLQTDREGVPLVVVVSESVARRFWPGRDPIGKQIRWPPPAGAANSENAWRTVVGVTRDTHLRSLRETTPTVYLPWHQFEWQTYFAVRSTGDFGALVPLARRLARDVDPQVDLWLGQTMDQLLAEPLAQPRFGTLLMSSFGLSALVLAAIGLFGVMSSIVGEQTREFGIRIALGAMPSDLRGAVLGRALKLTIAGAIVGLLGAVATSRLFQSLLFEVSPIDPFAFLAATVLLIAVAVLAAYLPARRATRIDPVQALRAD from the coding sequence ATGGATCGGCTGACACAGGACCTCAAGAGCGCGCTCCGCGGCTTCCGCCGCACGCCGGCGTTTCTCGTGACCGCGGTGATCATCCTCGGTCTCGGGATCGGGATGTCGGTGGCGATGTTCACCGTGTTTCGCGCGGTGCTCGTGCGACGACTGCCGGTAGTCGATCAGGATCGCGTCGTCGTGATGTGGACGTATCGCGTGCCGGGCGTCGAGTACGCCGCGGGGACGAAGGCGCTTGCCGATTTCCGTCGTGATACGCGGACGCTGCGCGACGTCGCCGGAGTCGCGCACTGGCCAGCGTCACCGGCGCCGATGCTCGACGGCGATCGTTCCGTTCCGCTCAATCGCTCGCTCGTCACCGGGAATTTCTTCGAGCTCCTCGGCGTCAAGCCGGTGTTGGGACGCTTGCTGCAGCCGAGCGACGACGACGCCGGCGCATTCGATCGCTCTGGGACGGGCTCCTCGAAGGTGATCGTTCTGAGCTACGCCGCGTGGCAGAGCAAGTTTGGCGGCGACCCTTCGGTCATCGGTCGTCACCTGATCGAGCCTTTCTTGCGTTGGGAATTCACGATCGTCGGGGTCGCGCCGCCCGGCCTGAATTACCCTGCCGGCGCGGAATACTGGGGTCCGATCTGGGGCGGCTGGTCGGGCGGCGTTTCGACGATCGCTGTTGGCCGGCTTGCGCCGCATGCGACGGTCGAAACGGCCCGTGATGAGTACTTGCAAATCGCCAGCCGGGTGAATCCGGAGCTTCGCTACAAGGGCGTCAATGCGAAGACGTTCGCCGAGACCGTCCTCGGAAACGTCACGCCGGTGCTGCTGGTGCTCGTGGCCGCCGTGGTGCTTTTACTCGTCATTGCTTGTTTGAACGTCGGCAATCTGCTTCTGTTGAGAGCTTCGGGTCGCGCACGAGAGATGGCCGTGCGCCGCGCGCTCGGCGCGGGCTACGGCGACATCGTTCGCCAGTTGCTCGTTGAAGCCGCCTTGCTCGCGGCGGCGGGCGGCGCGCTCGGATTCGCGCTCGCCGAGGCAGCACTCAACCTGCTCGTCAGGCTCGCGCCTCCGCAATTGCCGCGTCTGGACGACGTGCGTCTCACTGGAGCGCCAGTGCTCAGCGCGATCGGCCTGACCGCGGCGGCGGTCATCATGTTCGGGCTGGCGCCGGCGCTCCTCGGTGCACGTACGAGCCTCGCTTCGCCGCTCCGCTTCGACTCGCGCGCGGGTAGCGAATCGCGTCGTCGTCGTGGCCTTCGCCAGTTGCTTGTTGCCTCGCAGGTGGCACTCGCGATGGTGATGCTTGCCGGCGCCGCGCTCCTCGCGCGAAGCCTCGAGCGGTTGCAACGCCAGAATCTCGGCTACGACGCCGACCACCTCGCGATTCTGTCGTTCTCGTACAATGCCCAGCGTCAGGACTCGTTCCCGAAGCTGCTCGCGTTAGGCGATCAGTTGCTCACGCGGCTCCAGTCAATGCCGACCGTGACGTCGGTGACCCCGATCCTGATACCGCCACTGCTTGGGCCCAACGTCTGGCAGTTGCATTTCGAGAGCGAGGGACAAACCGATGCCGAGGCCGCGGCTGGTCCTTCCGTACCGATCGAAGTCGGCGGACCGGACTTCTTTCGAACATTTGGAATTCCGGTGATTCGAGGGCGGCCGTTCCTCCAGACCGATCGAGAGGGTGTTCCGCTCGTCGTCGTCGTGAGCGAATCAGTGGCGCGCCGATTCTGGCCGGGGCGGGATCCGATTGGCAAGCAAATTCGCTGGCCTCCGCCCGCCGGCGCTGCGAACAGCGAAAATGCATGGCGCACTGTCGTCGGTGTCACGCGTGACACGCATCTGCGGTCGCTCCGAGAGACCACGCCGACGGTGTATCTGCCCTGGCATCAATTCGAGTGGCAGACCTATTTCGCGGTGCGTTCGACGGGTGATTTCGGCGCGCTCGTTCCACTCGCGCGACGGCTCGCGCGCGACGTCGATCCGCAAGTCGATCTCTGGCTCGGGCAGACGATGGACCAGCTGCTCGCCGAGCCGCTGGCGCAACCCCGGTTCGGCACGTTACTGATGTCCAGCTTCGGGCTGTCCGCGCTTGTCCTCGCGGCGATCGGATTGTTCGGCGTGATGTCCTCGATCGTCGGTGAGCAAACGCGAGAGTTCGGAATACGGATCGCACTTGGGGCCATGCCATCCGACTTGCGCGGCGCAGTGCTTGGCCGAGCCCTGAAGCTCACAATCGCGGGAGCGATTGTCGGTCTCCTCGGCGCCGTCGCGACGTCGCGGCTCTTTCAAAGTTTGTTATTCGAGGTGAGCCCGATCGATCCCT